A window of the SAR324 cluster bacterium genome harbors these coding sequences:
- a CDS encoding MFS transporter: protein MPKRDRGPVFTPLESRSILSLSSIMFFRMFGLFLVLPVFSLLAQELEGATPLLIGLAFGGYGLTQAVLQIPFGIWSDRIGRKPVIMAGLLLFIIGSLIAAFTDNIYLMIVARLLQGAGAISSAVFALIADLTRPEIRTRANAGIGASIGIAFGGAFFIAPFLGGFAGLSGIFGLITLMATIGLFILWRFVPEPEKPFRTPNTPTLEIIKSVLVLPSIRTIDFGAFVCSTGLSAIFFMIPIQLAEQGWKSSELWQIYLPMLLSGGLIMVGAAIVAETKNRFREVMFLGVVFLIASVFCLAFFHEFQDKSLLIAGLFLFFMGFNVFEPLFPSLVTRLTNPTTKGTASGVYNFCQFVGHFAGAAIAGIFYSTNLLFLLGLLLMINLSFLFLLYKDFQNPTPRQK from the coding sequence ATGCCCAAACGCGATCGCGGTCCGGTTTTTACTCCTCTAGAATCCCGCAGTATTCTAAGCCTCAGCAGCATCATGTTTTTTCGGATGTTCGGGCTCTTTCTTGTACTTCCGGTCTTCAGTTTATTAGCTCAAGAGTTGGAAGGTGCTACTCCATTGTTGATCGGACTCGCCTTTGGTGGGTACGGGTTGACTCAAGCCGTGCTTCAAATTCCATTCGGCATTTGGAGTGATCGCATAGGTAGGAAACCAGTCATCATGGCTGGTCTTTTATTGTTCATTATTGGCAGCCTAATTGCCGCTTTCACTGACAATATTTATTTGATGATCGTTGCGCGCTTGCTACAGGGAGCAGGTGCCATCAGTTCTGCTGTCTTTGCTTTGATTGCAGATCTGACGAGACCCGAAATACGAACTAGAGCAAACGCTGGCATCGGTGCAAGCATTGGAATAGCTTTCGGGGGGGCTTTTTTCATAGCTCCGTTCTTAGGTGGTTTTGCGGGATTATCCGGGATTTTTGGTCTCATTACTCTAATGGCAACGATTGGCTTATTCATTCTTTGGCGATTCGTTCCTGAACCAGAAAAGCCCTTCAGAACCCCAAACACCCCAACCCTAGAAATAATCAAATCTGTATTGGTCTTGCCTTCTATTCGAACAATTGATTTCGGGGCATTTGTTTGTAGCACAGGACTCTCAGCCATTTTTTTCATGATTCCAATCCAACTTGCAGAGCAAGGTTGGAAAAGCTCTGAGCTATGGCAAATTTATCTTCCGATGCTGTTGAGTGGGGGCTTGATCATGGTCGGAGCAGCGATTGTAGCAGAAACTAAAAATCGCTTCCGCGAAGTGATGTTTCTAGGAGTTGTTTTTTTGATAGCCTCTGTTTTCTGTTTGGCTTTTTTTCATGAGTTTCAGGACAAATCCTTACTAATTGCAGGACTATTCCTGTTCTTCATGGGCTTTAATGTTTTTGAGCCGCTCTTCCCTTCGCTCGTTACTAGGCTTACAAACCCAACAACCAAAGGTACTGCTAGTGGTGTTTACAATTTTTGCCAGTTTGTAGGTCATTTTGCTGGAGCAGCAATTGCTGGAATCTTCTACTCTACCAATCTGCTTTTTCTGCTGGGCTTGCTCCTGATGATAAATCTAAGTTTTCTCTTTCTTCTCTACAAAGACTTCCAGAATCCTACACCCCGTCAGAAATGA